A part of Caloenas nicobarica isolate bCalNic1 chromosome 10, bCalNic1.hap1, whole genome shotgun sequence genomic DNA contains:
- the LOC135992370 gene encoding dual oxidase 2-like, with protein MMLSLMAALLLTWTLGRAQESISWEIQRYDGWYNNLLHHSRGAVGSRLLRLLPANYADGVYQALQEPHVPNARQLSNAVARGPSGLPSCRNTTVLAVFFGFHVLSDILGTEKPGCPAEFLNIHIPRGDLVFDPAGTGHVVLPFQRIHWATETGQSPNSPREQTNEVTGWLDGSSIYGPSHSWSDALRSFSGGQLAAGPGGRVPRETDGRVPMWKALDPSMGLGGPQGIYDLGSAWGNENRFLQATSIAWFRYHNHLAAALAGAHPTWSDEDLFQHARKRVIATFQNIVLYEWLPTLLGRAVPEYEGYQQHLDPSISPEFVAAAGQFLATMVPPGVYKRNAQCQFQQVPCPSGSFPAVRLCNSYWSRKSTGQADAEDVDNLLLGMSSQIAEREDNIVVEDLQDYWYGPLKYSRTDYVASWLQRGRDLGLPTYNQAQERFGLEPLQNWSALAPYLDQQVLETVALLYANDTARLELLPGGMLEAGSSLFSAIILDQFVRLRDGDRFWFENTKNGLFTAEEAEKIRNTTFRDVLTAVTSANATDLQPHVFVWSEGDPCPQPQQLTAQHLANCTPMTVLDYFEGSGAGFGIIIVVLCCLPLVTLFVAWIVAVLRKRDFKKLQKKQGSSVRWEVTGEAIRAMEWHGPKTDSSPVYIQLQADKVLKVLDGRGCALRNISLKAHQSVEVILSSNRGNKALLLKSPKEYDLVLLFSEEAERSNFIGKLRSYLEESGLDLHMSEMKEQNLMKRAVTQEQRKQILETFFRHLFAQVLEIDRSDAGELNFESSQKAKESLTCELSRAEFAEALGLKAHSMFVDSMFSLADKDGNGYISFREFLDILVVFMKGSPEEKSKVMFRMYDIDENGFLSKKEFLRMLRSFIEISNNCLTREQAEQVTESMFRASGFEDRDELTWEDFHYMLRDHDRELRLTHLCIKGVPEELKQNLHNRVSFIKKKETISEEKDPNLDNVSHYVEREGQELRRRPGRKANQYQLHLYTEAQRKKYERNKIQQKIQEFKRFIENYRRHIVCVVLFSAITAGVFVERAYYYAFASPSTGIAQTTFVGIIISRGSAACISFMYSYILLTMCRNLITVLRETFLNHYIPFDAAVDFHRWIAMAALIFSVLHTAGHVVNVYIFSVTPLSVLSCLFSSVFTDDGSQLPQKYYWWFFQTIPGMTGVLLLVILAVMYVFATHHFRRVSFQGFWITHHLYVLLYVLVIIHGSYALIQQPRFYVYFIIPALIYSADKLLSLSRKKVEISVVKAELLPSGVTHLQFQRPQDFEYKSGQWVRIACVALGTTEYHPFTLTSAPHEDTLSLHIRAAGPWTTRLRELYSPESLALIGKMPKLYLDGPFGEGHQEWNKFEVSVLVGGGIGVTPFASILKDLVFKSSISSKLLCKKIYFIWVTRTQRQFEWLADIIREVEEADGHDLVSVHIYITQLAEKFDLRTTMLYICERHFQKVLNKSLFTGLHSITHFGRPPFVPFFDSLQEVHPEVKKIGVFSCGPPGMTKSVEKACRQLNKKDQTYFAHHYENF; from the exons GTTCCAGGCTGCTGCGTCTGCTGCCGGCCAACTACGCGGACGGTGTCTACCAGGCGCTGCAGGAGCCCCACGTGCCCAACGCTCGCCAGCTCAGCAACGCGGTGGCACGGGGACCCTCCGGGCTGCCCTCCTGCAGGAACACAACTGTGCTGGCCGTCTTCTTTG GTTTCCATGTGCTCTCGGAcatcctggggacagagaaACCCGGCTGCCCTGCTGAGTTCCTGAACATTCACATCCCGCGTGGAGACCTTGTGTTTGACCCCGCGGGCACCGGACATGTGGTCCTGCCCTTCCAGCGCATCCACTGGGCGACGGAGACAGGGCAGAGCCCCAACAGCCCCCGGGAACAG ACCAACGAGGTGACGGGCTGGCTGGACGGCAGCTCCATCTACGGCCCCTCGCACTCCTGGAGCGATGCCCTGAGGAGCTTCTCGGGGGGACAACTggccgcggggcccggcgggcgcGTCCCCAGGGAGACGGACGGGAGGGTCCCCATGTGGAAGGCTCTGGACCCCTCCATGGGACTGGGTGGTCCCCAGGGGATCTACG ACCTGGGCAGCGCCTGGGGGAATGAGAACCGCTTCCTGCAGGCCACGAGCATCGCCTGGTTTCGCTACCACAACCACCTGGCCGCGGCGCTGGCTGGCGCCCACCCCACCTGGTCGGACGAGGACCTCTTTCAGCATGCTCGCAAGCGGGTCATCGCCACCTTCCAG AACATCGTGCTGTACGAGTGGCTGCCGACCTTGCTGGGGAGAGCTGTCCCAGAGTACGAAG GGTACCAGCAGCACCTGGACCCCAGCATCTCACCGGAGTTCGTGGCAGCCGCGGGGCAGTTCCTGGCCACCATGGTGCCACCGGGCGTTTACAAGAG AAACGCCCAGTGCCAGTTTCAGCAAGTGCCCTGCCCCAGCGGCTCGTTCCCAGCGGTTCGGCTCTGCAACAGCTACTGGAGCAGAAAG AGCACCGGGCAGGCAGATGCTGAGGACGTGGACAACCTCCTGCTGGGGATGAGCTCGCAGATTGCAGAGCGGGAGGACAACATTGTGGTGGAAGATCTCCAAG ATTACTGGTACGGGCCCCTGAAGTACTCCCGCACTGACTACGTGGCCAGCTGGCTCCAGCGCGGGCGAGACCTGGGCCTGCCCACCTACAACCAAGCCCAGGAACGATTCGGGTTGGAGCCTCTTCAGAACTGGTCGGCCCTTGCCCCATACCTGGATCAACAG GTCCTGGAGACGGTGGCTTTGCTGTACGCCAACGACACggccaggctggagctgctccccGGGGGCATGCTGGAGGCTGGCAGCTCCCTCTTCAGCGCCATCATCCTGGACCAGTTTGTGCGCCTGCGTGATGGTGACAGATTTTGGTTCGAAAACACCAAGAATGG gctgttCACAGCGGAGGAAGCCGAGAAGATCCGTAACACCACCTTCCGTGATGTCCTGACCGCCGTCACCTCCGCAAACGCCACAGACCTCCAGCCCCACGTGTTTGTCTGGAGCGAGG GGgacccgtgtccccagccccagcagctgacGGCTCAGCACCTGGCCAACTGCACGCCCATGACTGTGCTGGACTACTTCGAAGGCAGCGGCGCAGGCTTCGGGATCATCATCGTTGTCCTCTGCTGTCTGCCTTTAG TGACTCTGTTTGTTGCCTGGATCGTGGCCGTTCTCCGCAAGCGAGACTTcaagaagctgcagaagaagcAGGGCTCCAGCGTGCGATGGGAGGTGACCGGCGAGGCAATACGGG CCATGGAGTGGCACGGTCCCAAGACAGACAGCTCTCCCGTCTACATTCAGCTCCAAGCTGACAAAGTCCTCAAAGTGCTGGATGGGAGAGGGTGTGCGCTGAGGAACATCAGCCTGAAAGCCCATCAAAGCGTGGAGGTGATCCTCTCTAGCAACAGAGGGAACAAAGCTCTGCTCCTGAAGAGCCCCAAGGAGTATGACCTG GTGCTGCTCTTCAGCgaggaggcagagaggagcaaCTTCATCGGGAAGCTGCGAAGCTACTTGGAGGAGAGTGGCCTCGACCTGCACATGTCTGAGATGAAGGAGCAGAACCTGATGAAACGGGCAGTCACCCaggagcagagaaaacaaattctgGAGACTTTCTTCAGGCACCTGTTTGCTCAG GTGCTGGAAATCGATAGGTCCGATGCCGGGGAGCTCAACTTCGAATCTTCACAGAAGGCCAAGGAGTCCCTGACGTGTGAGCTGAGCAGGGCTGAGTTTGCTGAGGCCCTGGGCCTCAAAGCCCACTCCATGTTTGTGGACTCCATGTTCTCCCTGGCCGACAAAGACGGCAACGGCTACATCTCCTTCCGGGAGTTCCTGGACATCTTGGTGGTCTTCATGAAAG GGTCCCCAGAGGAGAAGTCCAAGGTGATGTTCAGGATGTATGACATTGATGAGAACGGGTTCCTCTCCAAGAAGGAGTTCCTGAGGATGCTTAG GTCCTTCATCGAGATCTCCAACAACTGCCTGACAagagagcaggcagagcaggtGACCGAGTCCATGTTTCGGGCCTCAGGCTTTGAGGACAGGGATGAGCTGACATGGGAGGATTTCCACTACATGCTGCGGGACCACGACAGGGAGCTTCGTCTCACCCATCTCTGCATCAAAG GTGTCCCCGAGGAGCTCAAGCAAAACCTGCACAACCGTGTCTCcttcataaaaaagaaaga GACCATCTCAGAGGAGAAAGACCCAAACCTGGACAATGTGAGCCACTACGTGGAGCGAGAAGGGCAAGAGCTGAGGAGGAGACCAGGCAGAAA GGCAAACCAGTACCAGCTGCACTTATACACCGAAGCGCAGCGGAAGAAGTACGAGCGGAACAAAATCCAGCAGAAGATCCAGGAGTTCAAGCGCTTCATTGAGAATTATCGGCGCCATATCGTCTGCGTGGTTCTCTTCTCGGCCATCACCGCTGGCGTGTTCGTGGAGAGAGCCTACT ACTACGCCTTCGCGTCCCCCAGTACTGGAATCGCACAGACCACCTTTGTGGGGATCATCATCTCCCGGGGATCAGCCGCCTGCATCTCCTTCATGTACTCCTACATCCTGCTCACCATGTGCCGCAACCTCATCACCGTCCTGCGGGAGACCTTCCTCAACCACTACATCCCCTTCGACGCCGCCGTGGACTTCCACCGCTGGATTGCCATGGCCGCCCTGATCTTCTCAG tgCTCCACACTGCAGGTCACGTAGTGAACGTCTACATCTTCTCAGTCACACCCCTCAGCGTGTTGTCCTGCCTCTTTTCCAGTGTCTTTACAGACGACGG GTCACAGCTCCCACAGAAGTATTACTGGTGGTTCTTCCAAACTATTCCAG GCATGACCggagtgctgctgctggtcaTCCTGGCCGTGATGTACGTGTTCGCCACCCACCACTTCCGACGCGTCAGCTTCCAGGGCTTCTGGATCACCCACCATCTCTACGTGCTGCTCTACGTCCTG GTCATCATCCACGGCAGCTACGCACTGATCCAGCAGCCCCGCTTCTACGTCTACTTCATCATCCCGGCACTCATCTACAGCGCGGACAAGCTGCTCAGCCTGAGCAGGAAGAAGGTGGAGATCAGCGTGGTGAAAGCCGAGCTCCTGCCCTCAG gcGTCACCCACCTGCAGTTCCAGCGGCCACAGGACTTTGAGTACAAGTCGGGGCAGTGGGTGCGCATCGCCTGCGTGGCCCTGGGCACCACCGAGTACCACCCCTTCACCCTGACCTCGGCGCCGCACGAGGACACGCTGAGCCTGCACATCCGAGCCGCGGGGCCCTGGACCACCCGCCTGCGGGAGCTCTACTCCCCGGAGAGCCTGGCGCTCATCGGCAAGATGCCCAAG CTCTATCTGGATGGGCCCTTTGGTGAGGGCCACCAGGAGTGGAACAAGTTCGAGGTGTCGGTGCTGGTGGGAGGAGGCATCGGAGTGACACCCTTTGCGTCCATCCTCAAGGACTTGGTCTTCAAGTCATCCATCAGCTCCAAGCTGCTGTGTAAGAAG ATCTACTTCATCTGGGTGACGCGCACGCAGCGGCAGTTCGAGTGGCTGGCAGACATCATCCGCGAGGTGGAGGAGGCGGACGGGCACGACCTGGTCTCCGTGCACATCTACATCACGCAGCTGGCCGAGAAGTTTGACCTGCGCACCACCATGCTG TACATCTGCGAGCGGCACTTCCAGAAGGTGCTGAACAAGAGCCTGTTCACGGGGCTGCACTCCATCACCCATTTCGGGCGCCCTCCCTTCGTCCCCTTCTTCGACTCGCTGCAGGAGGTGCACCCCGAG GTGAAGAAGATCGGGGTGTTCAGCTGCGGCCCGCCCGGGATGACCAAGAGCGTGGAGAAGGCTTGTCGGCAGTTGAACAAGAAGGACCAGACCTACTTTGCGCATCACTATGAGAATTTCTGA